In the Telopea speciosissima isolate NSW1024214 ecotype Mountain lineage chromosome 6, Tspe_v1, whole genome shotgun sequence genome, CAGGTATTCCAGTCAATAGTCTGTGTGCATCGACTGTatccactccttggattattgattccGATGCTACAGACCATATGACTGGCTCATCCCATGTGCTTCATttttattctccttcttctggcCAAGACAGTGTTCGAGTCGTTAATGGCTCCGTTTCTcttattaatgggaagggttccatacgctgctctCCTACCCTTTCCTTAAAATctattttgcatgttccttcatTTTCTACCAACCTTATCTCTATTAGTAGCCTtactagagatctgaactgcaaactaacattttttccttctcattgtgttatacaggatctggagacgggGCGCACGATTGGGGCTGGTAAGATGCAAGGTGGACTCTACGTCCTCGACACGGGTCAACCTTCTCCattgcattcggcttcctctaccgctcatcatttacagtccacctcgtcacctgaccttcatctctggcactgtCGGCTTGGTCACCCATCTATTAGTACCTTAGCTTTTTTTGTTTCCAGACTTACTAAAAAATTGTAAtcggaatgagtttttatgtgaggcttgtgttttggccaaacagactcgttccaattattcttcattaaataaaagaagtgagttttcatttgctttggttcattctgatgtgtggggccctgcccgttgtacttccATTTTGGGTCATAGATGGTTTGTCTCCTTTATAGACTGTTATACTCGtaccacttgggtttacctgatgagtcataaaagtgaggtcttttGCTATTTTCAGTTGTTTCAttgtatggttcagacccaattcaatgccacatTGCAgattttacgcagtgataatggcagagaatacATGGAGGGTCTGTTCCAACAGGATTTGGCTAcccatggtattgtccatcagagcaattgtgttgacacacctgcccagaatggggttgctAAAAGGAAAAATCGACATCTCCTTGAAGTAGCCcaggccattatgtttgcacggcaggtcgCTTCTCAATACTGgagtgatgccattcttacagCTACTTACCTCATAAATCAtgtgcctacccgtgtccttgatggtcgttcccccgttgCTCTCCTTCAGGGTTCGTcatcctttgtggttcctcccaaaatatttggttgtgtctgctatgtccgcaatcatcatcctcatgggaaatttgatccacggagcattcagtgtatttttctgggctattctgcaACCCAGAAcggatacaagtgttatcatccccctACTCGTCGTACATTTGTCTctatggatattgtcttccatgaatccttGCCATACTATTCCCAaacacctcttcaaggggagcagGATCAGGTTTTTGAAGAcgtgtctgctattcttccggctcctattcagggggagccctctgtaacttcagctcctacaGTGGTTTCTCATCAGGGGGCGtagaccagtcagtcaaatccctgttgataaagtatatacccgggagcgcacAGGACAGGTTGAGACtgtcaccaccaccataccacctctacaatcgtctgcacttgatccagatTCAGACCCTGCTACTTcacctggtaaggatccttctcttgatttacctatcaCTGTCCataaaggcgttaggtcatgcacccaacaccccatctccaatgttgtttcctatgatgctttatctccttcctatcatgcatttgtttcttctctttcctctgtttctattcctcagaattggcaggaggcgattgcagatccaaagtggaaagtagccatgatggaagaaatgacagccttacttaaaaatgagacatgggagctagttgttcttccttcgggtaagagACCAGCTGGGTGCaagtgggtatttgttgtcaagcaaaAGCCAGATGGAatagtggatagatataaagccaggcttgtggccaaaggcttcactcagacttatgggatcgactaccaagAAACATTTGtccctgttgcaaagttgaacactgtcagagttttactgtcttgtgctgtaaatcttggTTGGGATCTACAgcaattggatgtaaaaaatgcattcctccatggagagctggaagaggaggtgtatatggaagttcctccaggtttttcctctgacaagaaTCATGGGAAAGTTTACAGATTAAAGCGGGCActttatggattgaagcaatcaccacgggcatggtttggtaggtttcataaagccatggtctcctatGGATATAgacagagtaatgttgatcacactttgtttatcaagagaaagagagaaaaagtcactcttcttatagtttatgttgatgacatagttgtgactggtaatgatgcagatgaagtttatcacctgaaggctttcttgggatgggaatttgacataaaagatctaggacagctaagatattttcttgggattgaagttgcctgGTCtccaaagggcatctttctctcccaaagaaagtatgttctagatttactatcagaaaCTGGTTTGCTTGGCAGTTACCCTTGTGACACTCCTTTGGAAGCTAATACCCGtctacaagagaaggatggtgagcctgttgataagggcagatatcaacaATTGGTGAGAAAATTGATTTAcctctcccacaccagaccagatattgccattgctgtGAGCCTAGTGAgttagttcatgcatgatccctattccactCATATGGCTATTGTTCTctgtattctccattacttgaaatCAGCCTCATGAAaagggatccttttgtctcctcatgaccatcttcgcattgaggcttatacagatgctgattagGGTGGTAACCCAGACACAAAGTCAACCTCTGGctactgtacctttgttggagggaactgggtaacatggcggagtaaaaaacaaaatgtggtggcaagatcaagtgctgaagctgaatttcgtgccatggcccagggcatatgtgagttattgtggcttcagagtttactcctagATATCCGTGGGtttgttcatcttccaatgatgttgtactgcgacaacaaAGCAGCgattagcattgcccataatccaatacagcatgaccgtaccaagcatgtggagattgacagacacttcatcaaggagaagttagagagtgggcagatttgtatcccttttgtgaagtctggagatcaactagctgatgtcttcaccaaagggttgagtggaaagttgttttatcctagcctagtcaagttgggtaggtgtgatatctatgccccaacttgagggagagtgttgagatgtgttacccaatATTATAAGGTtacttttggtattttatttatgctttatttatgtacttttgaacaagggtagagttgtaatttgggctgtgacactgttcacgtgaacagtgttttcctttgtaatctcttttattattattattataaatagagagcttgactgatctcattgatcaatcaagccattcacaaaattcctgttttgttaacattaAATAATGAACATAGTATCACATAAATCAGCCAAATAGTCATTTGTAATGTATGATATTAAATAACATCTGCTAATATAAAAAATGCTATCATGCATGTCCACATGTGATCCAAAAACAGTATTTCAGGATCCAAAACCTTGTGGTCCCCGCTTTGTTGCCATTGACATTTCTAGAACTCCACAATAATTTAACCACTCTCTATCCCTTGATATTCTCTCCCTTTATCTCTTCTCCCTCCCATCTCCTTCAAAGAGAACCTCtgctcttttctctctctgtctctctctctctctcattatctatctcttcatctatttttcttctccaaaacaCATATCCATGTATACTGCACAAGATAATGTAGCCTCACCACATTCCCAACTGCGTAAAAGAAGAGAACCCACCAACAAATTGAAGATGGTGAAGAACAAATCATTCCTCTAATGGCTTCCCCCAAAGCAAATGACATTCCTAGAGATGAGGACaaaaaaacttcaaacaaaGCAATGAAACACAATGGCAAAGCTTCAGAAGAGCAACGCATGTGGAGATCAGGTTGATGAGGAGAATGTTGGTATAGAGAAGATAAGCATGTTGTTACAAAGTATCATCACTAGATGAGACTCACTTGGAATGGACAAACTTTTTGAAGAAACGGTTGTATACATTACCTCTGCAAGGTGAAGCTCAAATCCATGAAGTTTCTTACCATGCTTCTTTGAGACCAATGAGAATGAGTAATCCATGTCCAATTTTGGAGCTCAATAATAAGTTCTTCATTACTCCTTCTAGCTAGTTCTCTTACATGTACAAGTACTAACCGACAAAGTGCATTTTTTTCCTCCTATTTTTATTAACTTCCATACTTCCATACGAAGAGAGTACAGACTGGAATGGGTTATGATGAGTTGCTATCATGAAATATTGGATTTTGTATGCACATCTTCAATATGTGAATAGCTTGAGGTGTAGGGTAGGATAGGAAGAGACAGACTGAAactcatttatattttttaattttgtactTTGCTTAGGAGAGGGTGGGAAAAAACAGGGAATCAGAATAAGGCAAAATGGGAGTTTTCGATAACAAACTTTGTACTTTGAAGGCCATTATGATGTGTTATTGTCatggaattttttgtttttgtatagCTAAATTATGTTTTCTTCAAGTCTAGCCAAtatgtttttggttttattaCCCCATTTTTTTCCCAATCACTTTTAAACTGATAATAACAGAAATATAACAAACAATGTACAAATGATTTCCTAGACATGAAATTTGAGGTTAAGATAGGTTCCATGACCTACAATTCAATGTACAAATGATTTCCTGGACATGAAACAATGTTCAATGGTTGCTTTTCAGCCTGCTTTAAACCTCCAGCATGGTGGAGTTAGGGACTTCTATAtatgttctctctcttcaaggTGTGGTTTTAGGGAAGCCCTATCTGCTGCCTCCTCCCTCTTTAAATTTATGAGTTAGGAAATGTAACTTTTGAGGACATTACAGCTCTGCATtgagataaattttttttttaatctcctATTTTGAGAAGCAGATAATACAAAAAAGGTCAATTAAAGCCAGTTCAGTTGAAGGAGGGTTTAATACATACAAAGGTCAATTAAAGCCAGTTCAATTAAAGCTTTAATTTCCCTCTTTATATCTCCTATctgctgccccccccccctctctttaaTGTTTGCCAGGACTGTTGTTTACAAAGGTCAATTAAAGCTAGTTCAGTTGAAGGAGGGTTTCAATGGTTGCTATTCGGGCATAATATCTATATGATTCAGAACTTAAATGGTAGAGGTAAAGAAAATTACCTGGAGTGGAGGATTGGGATAAGAGAATAATGACAAATCTGGGGCAATTCCGCTGCTAAAAACGTAGGTCACTCTATCTTCTCTGTTCTATTAACCCAAGATGGGTAAAATTTGgcaccaaaaaaccctaaaacaaaaaaaattaaacactagaacaacaaaaaaatagagggaaagagagtgTAATACATACAAAGACAGAAAGAGAACGTCGGTGAGAATCGAACCAAAGGGAGAaacagagggaaagagagtgtAATACATACAAATAGGCGATACCTGCTATTGATAGATCTCCATCTCTGCTGACGCCGGTGAGAATCGAACCAAAGGGAGAACGTCGATGAGGACTTCCGTCTCGTTTTACGGTGAGGACTTCCATCTCGTTTTAGGGTTATTTGTTAGATTTTGGTATAAGGGTGTTTTTGGAAGTCGAATTAAGTAAAGGTACAAGGGTGTTTTTGGAAGCCAAATAACTCATAACCGGTACCTTAGGATATTAGAGATCCTAACCAGCAGTAAGAGGTCGTAGCCAGTTTCCCATAACCGGCACTAGGAGGTCATAACCGGTTTCCATTAAATTGTATAGTCAACCCACTTAACGGTTCAGATTtccttcaaaataatttgaCGGCTTAGATTTACTCGTCGCGTTTAGTGGTGCGCTTAACGAAAATGCCTGTCGTGCCGCTACCACCCactctttttttaataaaaagatttacaaaatcaATAATGATGGCATTCATTACTTTTGaaaagaaatcattaatgaTTGCATAATCATTAATGATTacttttcattctttttcttcttcttttccattctttttcttccttcttctttctatttaaaaaaaaaaaaagtattgcaACCGTGCCTTGGCTATTGCCGAGCATGGCTGCTGCCCCAGATGCTGCACGCGGCCGTGGCAATCGCAGGCCGAGGTCTACTGCCGCCGCTGCTGGCagacccttttttttgtttttttttttttctcttctgccTGCGTGCCTTGCACAGTGCCGTGGTAGCGGCCGCGTGCTGCTGCTGCACTGTGCGCCAAGGCCACAACAACAAAGTGATATGGGGCAGTGtttgggaagaaaagaaaggaaaggagaaaaaagaaaaaaatagggaagATGAGAGAGATCGACTGTGCAGTCTTCCAAAAAGAATGATATCCAAATAAGAAATCTCATCCACAATTTGCGAACCGCAAACCCTTACGGCTCTGATGCCATTGCTAAATCATAAGCATTCCATTAATACTAAACACATGAGTTTAGATCTTACCTGAACTAAATGGAAACGCAGCGGAAGGGATGATTGAACACGACTTGTAGTTACGAGCAGTACGCGATCTCTACAGACTTCTCCACTCGAGaaatccacaccacaaaaccctaggcagtTAGGATGGAAACCCAAATATATGGGAAGCAAttttctatacgggagtgtggcctacaccagcactcctatgtgtctatctctctcctccttaaaacaagggggcagaggtgtcttttcacatggggaggagagagatagactcatgggagtgttggcgtaggccacactcctggacagagagcttttttcttaggaaaaatgcagaacttgaaagagagggagaaatcATTCTAACTCTATGTCTCTAGGGTCTAAGCCAAGATGTCTTTATAGGCTAATACCCTGGGCGCCCCTCCAATTCGATTCCTTCTGGGAATCTAAAGATAAGAGAAGCAGAGAAGGGATCGGTCCCTTAAGTgaccgtctctctctctctctctctctctctctctctctctctctctctctcatttaggCTTGGCCAATTTACCCCATGTGGGCGGACCAACTCGGCCCGAGGCCCATCCATGATTTACATCAAGACAATATCAAGCAATGTTTTGTTAACCTTTATGAAATCTCTAGCTCAGAAAGCCATTTTAACTAACCTACCATATGTTTGTGATgtgtctttcaaaaaaaatatatacatatgtttATGATGCGTCAAAATTTATCAcctttttaatatatatattttctcttttcataaaataaattcAACGTCAGAGCCAAAGACGGCGGCGGAAAACCAAATCTTGAATgatcttgaaaaaaaatagattctTCGGATTGAAGACCCCTccaagaaatggagaaaatttttttttcctgtgaaTACCACTTTGAGCTTTTGTATTGCTTTGTGTAAAGTGACGGAATCACGAGCTCCGGTTGGTGCTTAGGTGCAACCATTCTCCAACCTAATAACTAACGAcctattttataaataatttttttttctcctaaaaaaaatatttttaatcataattaattaattaattaactaatTATATATACTGTGAGAAGCTTGAGAGTGTGTCAGCTGTCTTGCATGGACGACTACCAAACCGTTTGTGTCTTTATGACTTCACAGTCACGCGTAAACGGAGCGCTAtcattttccatctttttttgTGGGCAACGGAAGAGCAAGACCACGTCAACGGTCGAATCTGACGGCGTAACTTATTGAAGAAATTCCACGTGGCAGAACAATATACATCATATATACTGACAAGTTTGGGTCTCTCCCGAAGATCTCGGCCATTTAATCTTAATCTGTAATTTGCAATTTGTAATTTGTAATTTGTAATCACGCGCTTCTTACATTGCTGCCTTTATAAGAATTTCCTTAGAGAGCTCCACGTGGACGTCTTCCCTTCTGTAACGCACTGTTGACAATTTTGCCACGTGTAAGTTACTCAGTTGATGTTATAGCCACCATGGCATATTTAGAGGCTCTGCCGTTAGTTTCGCGCCAAATCGAAGAAACTTTCTCCTTCTCATTCGCTTTCCGTTGCAAAGATAAGAGATCGGATACCCACTCGAAAAGTCAAAAACACCCTTTCGCGCTTGCGCAGTTGAGCTTCCTTCATCGCTCAAATGACAGTAACACCCTTTTACCGTCTATTGCTTCTCATTGCATTTTCCTTCCGAGAGTTGAGGGTATTGCGGTCAACAAATGATGCGTCAATCTTTGAAAAGGACCCAGTTCGCATTTCCTCATCGACCATCACGCGGAGACATGGACGTTACAGAACGAAATTGTTCATGAAAAGAACCATTCTCAtgcaggagaaagagaagggcattttggtacaagagaaaaaaataaaaaaactaaaaaacaaaagggacaaACCGCCGTTCTCTCTCTATCCTATATCTATCAATCCAACATAGAACAACATTTTCTCTTCTTGGGTTTCTTCTGCGTATATAATCtgcagagaaagaaaagagaagagaagagaagagagagagaggaactcTGAAAAACAGAAGAGATGGGTATTTCCCGGGGGTTACGTTGTTCTCTCTCATTCCTTCTATTCCTCGCCTTCGCCTCCGTGGCTACTGCAGCCCTAAACGTCAGCACCATTCCATTCCACGAAGGTTACAGTCCTCTTTTTGGTGATTTTAACATCCACCATTCACGGGATGGCAAGAGCGTCAACCTCCACCTCGATCGATACACCGGTATTTTACATTTCTTGGCGTTttgttttgataaatttttaCGCGTTTCATCAGCTCTAGAACTTTTGACGTACCAATCAAATATCGAACAATTTTTAACATTTATctctcttgcttcttcttcctcaggcTCTGGTTTTATTTCCTCAAATCTCTACAATTATGGTTTCTTCAGTGCCAACATTAAGCTTCCCTCTGATTACACCGCCGGCGTTGTTGTTGCCTTCTACGTAAGTGAACCGTACGCCACTAATTAATTTCAAGGTTAACAGAATGAATTGCTAAATTAATATACATCACCGTACGAACGTCCGGTGACATTTCATTAATGCATGCGCAGACGTCGAATGCAGATGTGTTCGAGAAGACACATGATGAGCTTGATATAGAATTCTTAGGAAACATACGTGGGAAAGCTTGGAGGTTTCAGACGAATGTGTACGGGAACGGAAGCACCTTCAGAGGACGGGAGGAACGGTACTATCTATGGTTCGACCCCACCCAGGATTACCACCGCTACAGTATCCTCTGGACCAAACAGAACATCATGTATGTGGATTCTGACCAAcccctctcctctatcttgCGCATCTCTATGCTTGCTTTCTTATCCTACTCACGGAGAATATTTCCACAATAGCCGTTCTGGTAATTTCCTAAATAAGGTAGATTTGGTAAAAAGGTTTTGAtttaccaaaaaggaaaaacgGTCGCATGATTCCTATGCTCAAACATAGGATGATAGGAGTGCACAAAAAGACCGTTCAACCCCCAGTATAATAAAAATATTCATCCAAGCCAATGCTTTTATGCGCATTCTCACTATTCTATGTCCAGTTAGGCGGTTAGCGTTGTCTTTAGCTATCCAGTTTTTGTTTCACCAAATTATCCAAAATCAAGATATGTATTATAGAGACTCTCACGAACATATGTTTTTGACCTTTTTGCCCCTAATTATCATAGCAAAAATTTCAAAGGAGCTCTGAATTATGTGCAATATATCCATCATAGCCGTACTTATACAGTTACCAACACCTTTGGCCATTTTTATGGCAATTGTCGAGGAACAAAAActgtaaaaaatggaaaattatctcttgcaATTTCTTGCTCGGtccaattccctagtgcctataataagaggggggtgaaCCCCACTCAGGCAGAgtttttgggcaggggtgaAATGGTCATtgcccccccctcccccccaccccttgTTAGGGGGCACTAGGGAAACTGAACCGAGCAGGGAATTGCAGGGATAAAGATCTATAAAAAATGTACATGAGAGGTTGTTATAAATTAGGCACTATTTAGGACATTTTAGCTTAGACAGTTTCCCTTGTAAGTGAAATGAATGAAAACCCGGATCCAGCTCTCCTCCAGGGAGTCCATAACCTAGGGAGTGACAAAGCAcacatccaacggctgggctgcTATGCACACATCCCAATGCATTGCACATGCTGACTTGGCACATCGGGATTTGTGTATGTTAGCCCAGCCGTTGGATATGTCCCTGATCACTCCCTTGGCGATGGACTCCCTAGAGAGGAACAAAATtctgaaaacccaaaatacctGCCCATCATCTATTTACGAATGGTCCACACTACCTCCTACTGTTACAGGTTCGCCAACGGACACAGATGAGCATCGTAGTCAATGGATACTTCATCTACTGTGGTTGAAATAGAACTTATTCTTTTTAGTTTTACTCATCTTCAGTTTAGGTAgttttaatttattaaaaaaaaattagacgAATAATCTAATAAATTGAAAcccattttaattaatttttctaaaaaCCTTTTGCAGCTTGAGTTTTATTTACATAGGGTAGCATGCACAAGGGGTTGTATTTTGATGTTTATATCTTTAACAATTCATGGGTGTACAGCTTCTACGTTGACGAGGTTCCAATTAGGGAGGTGGTGCGCagcgatgctatggggggtgaCTACCCGTCGAAGCCCATGCAACTATATGCAACTATATGGGACGCATCGACTTGGGCCACTTCCGGTGGGAAGTACAAGGTGAACTACAAGTATGCACCTTTTGTTGCGGAGTTCAGAGACTTTGCCCTCCAAGGTTGCCCCGTTGACCCCATCCAACAAGTTCCCAATGTCGGTTGCTCCGAAAAGATTGCTGAATTGGAGAAAGCCGATTATGCCGTCATAACCCCAGCACGACGATCGGAGATGAAGAAGTTCCAACAAAAGTACATGTACTACTCTTATTGCTATGACACTCTCCGATACCCGGTTCCCTTGCCGGAGTGTGTTATCGACCCATTGTTGAAGACAAGGTTCAAGAACACCGGCAGAGTGAAATTTGGCGGTCACCACCATCGTCATCATTCGAAGAAGAGCCGGCATCCCTCATCGGCGGGTTCGGACAACCAAGCCGATATGTAATATGAGTCATGATGTGTAAATGGGATGTTGTTTATGGTGTGTCttaatttcccttttttcttttgctatTTTATATTTGGTGTTATCATAATGGAAGTATATATCATTATTGGTAAACCAGGTCTCGCCCGAgtcccaggaaaaaaaaaaaactggccAAGAGTCTTGAAGACTCGCTCAATGTTAAATAAGACTCGGTTCGAGTCTTCCCAACTCATTTGTTCCCCCTGATCTCTTATCACTAGGCCATAGTTCTAAACTATAATTACTTGTATGTATTGTAACTCTTGTTTTTCTCAGTAATTAAACAACAAAAATTCATAGATTTTTTAAGTCACCAAATTTTGTTGAGGGGCAAGTCGAGTTGAAAAACTTAGTTTGccaacaatctctctctctctctctctctctctctctctctcgtctctctctctctctctctctctctctatatatatatatatatatatatcatactattatataaaagcggGTAAATCTTTCAGTAACCTATTcaacccttcattcttatctaaaatgcCGTTCctcaattcttaatctttatgtcattctttcttataattccTTAATTTTAGGTACCCTTAATATTAATTGTtagagtttagggtttaagcataaggttgcttaaagcattacatcctgagtatctagtttggaatacctagactgctgcctccagctagtatttataggaaaactagggtttaggtcagatggactaattactagattgcctctcacagcctgagtattaatacaagtaggattatattagaacatatgaagggatattacataaatgcccttacaatctcctcctatgttctacatatatccaccacacatgtatagaaaccattgttcaattagtaattgaatcaatataaatcaaataaattgcatatcaataatccaataaatcaaataagtaaacttcaagaaataaaactagggttttagatcaaaactaaacccaacaataaatccgaagttccacaggCAAGTGgttaaatcaaaagaaataatcaaaggaaaaagtccttgcaatccatgtaactttactcatcaagtaagtcatcatcatcgagatccagattcaaccggtctcctccatcttcgtcattttctataatttgtcaaatatgaatttcataagataatatgaattcaatcatttgtacaatagtatctagttcaacaataagaacttagtacattccatatatggctgaaggtaaataaaaaataataggcatcatcatcaaatttctt is a window encoding:
- the LOC122663998 gene encoding probable xyloglucan endotransglucosylase/hydrolase protein 30, coding for MGISRGLRCSLSFLLFLAFASVATAALNVSTIPFHEGYSPLFGDFNIHHSRDGKSVNLHLDRYTGSGFISSNLYNYGFFSANIKLPSDYTAGVVVAFYTSNADVFEKTHDELDIEFLGNIRGKAWRFQTNVYGNGSTFRGREERYYLWFDPTQDYHRYSILWTKQNIIFYVDEVPIREVVRSDAMGGDYPSKPMQLYATIWDASTWATSGGKYKVNYKYAPFVAEFRDFALQGCPVDPIQQVPNVGCSEKIAELEKADYAVITPARRSEMKKFQQKYMYYSYCYDTLRYPVPLPECVIDPLLKTRFKNTGRVKFGGHHHRHHSKKSRHPSSAGSDNQADM